The DNA window TTAATTCGTGACGACAGATCGTTCGCAGTGAAGGACGACATTTTCTGCTTATTCGCGGGAGTTTTGGACAATTTAGGGAGTCTCCGGCAACAATACGGCTTGGCGAAATCAGCGAACGAGGTGGTTCTGGTGATCGAGGCATATAAGGCCCTCCGGGACCGAGCTCCATATCCGGCCAGCCATGTCGTCGGCCATCTCAGCGGCAATTTCGCCTTTATCGTCTTCGACAAGTCGACCTCCACTCTCTTCGTGGCTTCTGTAAGAGTCTCCTTCTTGCTGTTctttaattgttttctttttatgggaTAAATTAGAGTTTTGTTCTGTGATTTTGATAGGATCGGAATGGGAAGGTTCCGTTGTACTGGGGAATCACCGCCGATGGTTATGTGGCCTTTTCCGATAACGCCGATCTGCTCAAGGGCGCTTGCGGGAAATCGCTTGCTTCATTTCCTCAAGGTAGATTAGATTCCCCGACATTTCCAAAGCCTGTGTATCTATAAGAAGCTTGTTCTGCAACGATAATGGAGGGTTTTGGTTCTATTTTTGCAGGGTGTTTCTTATCTACAGAAGTTGGTGAACTGAGATGCTATCAGAATCCTAAGAACAAGATCACTGCTGTTCCTGCTAATGAGGAAGAGATTTGGGGTGCAACATTCAAAGTAATTTTCAGACAgtctttaagttttttttgacaaacaaTCAATCACTGAACTCCATTTCTAAGACTTACTTTTTTGTGGTTGATGCTCCTTCTCAGGTGGAGGGGCCTGCAGCAGTGGCAGCCACACGTTGAACAGATTGTCCCATAGCAGTGGAGCtttcacatatatatatatatatatatatatatatgtatgtgtatatatatatatatatggtgtTTTATATGTGGTTGAGAAGGCAGATCAGAAGAGGAGGGGGAGAGAGGATACCTAACAGACAAATTTATGTCTGACCAGAAGAGGAAGATGgtgtgtttttttctctctttctttctgctCTTTTTGCTTGCTTGTAGTCTGATGTCAAGTCCTTTTGCTTTCGGTGTAATAAAGTCCGTGACTTTGTAGAATTATCCTTGCAAATCCTAGAAATGGAGACTTGAATTTCACACCACCAATGTTTTGGCCATTTTCAACCACCTGTTCGTATCAAATGTATAGATGTCATTAACATTTGAACCACAAAATAATATGCCAAGTCATGTGATGTTGACTCGTATGAACACGAACATCAAAATTACTGCAAATTTTGTCTATGTCAACAGCCTAAAGACAAAACCATAGAGACACTATTGGATACGACACTCGCCGTATGATTAGTTCCAAGTTCGAATCCTACTAGACAATAGAGAAAATGATGGTCAAATTTATGGTATAGCCAAACATTGTAGGTGTCATGCCATGAGTATCTTCAGCATAGTTGCAAGATCAGCATATTCGACTAGTGAGCTGGAGAAATGTCTTCCAGACTGCAAAAAAAGGAACTGATATTAGAAGctgatttaatttttgtttgaacatCCTTAAAGCTGACAGTACCTTCTCCACAAGAACTCGATGATATCAGTAGTAAGGGTTGatcttttcttgttctcaaATGCAAGTGATGCAGCCTTTCTAAGTAAAGCAGATCCAGCAATGCAACCTAATACTGTTGGATTCTTTGGACTACATGTGAAAAGGGTTTCGTGTAAAACGTTACAGGGAATATGTATTCGTCAAATGAGATCGAAAGAAAAGACGATGTTTAAATTCTAG is part of the Cucurbita pepo subsp. pepo cultivar mu-cu-16 chromosome LG03, ASM280686v2, whole genome shotgun sequence genome and encodes:
- the LOC111791308 gene encoding stem-specific protein TSJT1; this translates as MLGVFSSSIMSPPDELVAAGSRTPSPKTTSAALLNRFVQINSSAVSLQLGDHAYLAYTHETESTLCPRSFAVKDDIFCLFAGVLDNLGSLRQQYGLAKSANEVVLVIEAYKALRDRAPYPASHVVGHLSGNFAFIVFDKSTSTLFVASDRNGKVPLYWGITADGYVAFSDNADLLKGACGKSLASFPQGCFLSTEVGELRCYQNPKNKITAVPANEEEIWGATFKVEGPAAVAATR